TCGCCGTTCAGTACAATGCGGTCCGCACGCGCCAGCCCGCCGATCTCTCGGCGCGACCCATAGCCCATCGAGGACAGCAGCTTGTCGAGTCGGGCGTTTACGGCTTTGGTCATCGTGCGGCCCTCTTGTCTGGTCGGATGGTGGACGGCTTGCGGTTCGTCATGCCGGCGCATCCACCAATGGCTTCAGACTCACACCGTTCTCACGCAGGGCAGCGTCGATCCGGCTGAACACCTCGTTGCGGCAGGCCATCTCGCGGTCATGCTGGGGAACCCAGTATTTCACGCGATAGGTGATGCCCTGCGGCACGAACACCGCCACCTGCACTTCGGGCGGTTTGCCGGTGGCGATGGCCTCCGCACCCGCAAGCGCTTGAGTTATCAGTGTCCGGGCCTCGGCGACCGGAAGCGTGACCGGCAATGTCAACTCGGCATGGTCGCGATATTCCGGCCGGGGCGCGCTATAATTGGTGATTCTCTGGCGAGAAATCTGGCTGTTGGGCAAGATCACATGAGTGCTGTCGCGAGTGATCAGGCGTGTGCTGCGCCAGCCGATCTCCTGCACCCGCCCCTGCGCCAGCCCATCGATTGCAACCCAGTCCCCGATGCGGAACGGCGCCTCGAGCCCGAGTGCGAGGCCAGAGAACGTGTCGGCGACAACGTTGCGGATGGCAAAACCCAGCACCGCCAGCACAAGGCCTGAGCCGGTCAGGATCCCGGACAGATCCTGCCGGAAAAACAGCGACAGGCTGGCAAGCGTGGCGGCGGCAAAGAGGGCCACGCGAAACAGGTCCAGCGCCACTTTCGGCACCGGGCGCCGTCCCTTGCGGCGGCGGGTCAGGCGCGCGGACGAAAGTGCATGCAGAAGATGCGCGCCAAGGAACAATGCGCCCGAAAGGGCGGTGTTACGCAACGGCTCCCACCATGCGGCGCCGCCCTCGAACATGGCAAGCAGGACTTCGCCGAACAGCGCGAACAGCAGCAGGGCCAGCAATGCTCCGATCTGAAGTGCAGGGGTATCGGGCCGGATCATTCGCCGTCTCGTTGCATCGGCCGCCGGCGCATCTCCGGCCTGGGCCGCGGTCGCGTCGGACCCGGTGGCATGCGCGGAAACGGATTCAGGCAGATTGGGCAGCGGTGCGCGGCGGCGCGTGGGACTTCTTCGCCGCAGGCATGGCACAGGGCGGGCAAGAGATTGCGATACATGGGACTATCCTTTTGGCAGGGCATTGGAACAGGGCATCCTCCCCGGCCCCCGCCGCCCGCCGAAAGGCAGGGACTAACAGGGCCGGGGCGGAACATGCGCCTGTTCGGCGCGCAGGATCGCTGGCAGGG
This genomic stretch from Gemmobacter sp. harbors:
- a CDS encoding mechanosensitive ion channel family protein produces the protein MIRPDTPALQIGALLALLLFALFGEVLLAMFEGGAAWWEPLRNTALSGALFLGAHLLHALSSARLTRRRKGRRPVPKVALDLFRVALFAAATLASLSLFFRQDLSGILTGSGLVLAVLGFAIRNVVADTFSGLALGLEAPFRIGDWVAIDGLAQGRVQEIGWRSTRLITRDSTHVILPNSQISRQRITNYSAPRPEYRDHAELTLPVTLPVAEARTLITQALAGAEAIATGKPPEVQVAVFVPQGITYRVKYWVPQHDREMACRNEVFSRIDAALRENGVSLKPLVDAPA